From one Amycolatopsis sp. FDAARGOS 1241 genomic stretch:
- a CDS encoding methionine ABC transporter ATP-binding protein, with the protein MITVENVSKSFATNGNPVPALRDVSVDVQAGSLFGVVGPAGSGKSTLARCIALQERPDRGVVRLDGLNTAALDGRRLREVRRQLGVVGTKPELLAERTVAGNIATPLEQLGVDGPQRKSRVGSLLDLVGLTARAAQKPGDLTAGQLRRVAVAKALAAGPAVLLADDPTSGIAPEEAGAVLAVLDRARAELGTTVLVTTPDASVVRRVCDDVAVLDHGAVLERGHVLDLIAEPGSWIADAVLPAIETSRAQAAKYDRSADVILIGFASVGALLPEAAGRFDVEVATIGGGITRIGDTPIARFRIGLRGERSDAALGWIADRGAHVAQPVRAAVAA; encoded by the coding sequence GTGATCACTGTCGAAAACGTGTCCAAATCCTTCGCCACCAATGGAAATCCGGTTCCCGCGCTGCGTGACGTGAGCGTCGACGTGCAGGCCGGTTCCCTCTTCGGCGTGGTCGGCCCGGCCGGCTCCGGCAAGTCGACCCTCGCCCGCTGCATCGCGCTGCAGGAGCGCCCCGACCGCGGCGTCGTTCGGCTCGACGGCCTCAACACCGCCGCTCTCGACGGCCGCCGGCTGCGTGAGGTCCGCCGCCAGCTGGGTGTCGTCGGCACCAAGCCGGAGCTGCTCGCCGAGCGCACCGTCGCCGGCAACATCGCGACGCCGCTGGAGCAGCTCGGCGTCGACGGCCCGCAACGCAAGAGCCGTGTCGGCTCCCTGCTCGACCTCGTCGGCCTCACGGCGCGCGCCGCGCAGAAGCCGGGCGACCTGACGGCCGGCCAGCTCCGGCGCGTCGCCGTCGCCAAGGCGCTCGCCGCCGGCCCGGCCGTGCTGCTCGCCGACGACCCGACCTCGGGCATCGCTCCGGAGGAGGCCGGTGCCGTGCTCGCCGTGCTCGACCGGGCGCGCGCGGAGCTGGGTACCACGGTGCTCGTCACCACTCCCGACGCCAGTGTCGTGCGCCGCGTCTGCGACGACGTCGCGGTGCTCGACCACGGGGCCGTCCTCGAGCGCGGGCACGTGCTGGACCTGATCGCCGAGCCCGGCAGCTGGATCGCCGACGCCGTGCTGCCGGCGATCGAGACGTCCCGAGCGCAGGCCGCGAAGTACGACCGCTCCGCCGACGTGATCCTCATCGGCTTCGCGTCCGTCGGCGCCCTGCTGCCCGAGGCGGCCGGCCGCTTCGACGTGGAGGTCGCCACGATCGGGGGCGGGATCACCCGCATCGGCGACACGCCGATCGCGCGGTTCCGCATCGGCCTGCGCGGCGAGCGCTCCGACGCCGCCCTGGGGTGGATCGCCGACCGCGGCGCGCACGTGGCCCAGCCGGTGCGCGCGGCCGTCGCCGCCTGA